In Deinococcus maricopensis DSM 21211, one genomic interval encodes:
- a CDS encoding response regulator gives MTEPHIHVFLVEDHAFTREGLRAAINFTPGLRVTGEARSGEEALERLPHAHAHVVVLDIGLPGMDGVETAARVKAAFPALRIVMLTAHQLREEVFAALASGADAYCLKSGDPALLPLAIQAAAAGSAYLDPQVAHLVLGVVRAPDGEVSALSDRETEVLRRVADGLSNKEIARDLGVSVSTVKVHVQDILTKLSASDRTHAAVKALRAGLL, from the coding sequence ATGACCGAGCCCCACATTCACGTGTTCCTCGTGGAAGATCACGCCTTCACGCGCGAGGGTCTGCGCGCCGCCATCAACTTCACGCCGGGCCTGCGCGTGACCGGCGAGGCGCGCAGCGGCGAGGAGGCCCTGGAGCGCCTTCCGCACGCCCACGCGCACGTCGTTGTGCTCGACATCGGCCTGCCCGGCATGGACGGCGTCGAAACGGCCGCGCGCGTGAAGGCCGCGTTCCCGGCGCTGCGCATCGTGATGCTCACCGCGCATCAGTTGCGCGAGGAGGTGTTCGCGGCGCTCGCGTCCGGCGCGGACGCGTACTGCCTCAAGAGCGGCGACCCGGCGCTGCTGCCCCTCGCCATTCAGGCGGCGGCGGCGGGCAGCGCGTACCTCGATCCGCAGGTCGCGCATCTCGTGCTGGGCGTCGTGCGCGCGCCGGACGGCGAGGTGAGCGCGCTGTCCGACCGGGAAACCGAGGTGCTGCGGCGCGTCGCGGACGGCCTGAGCAACAAGGAGATCGCGCGGGATCTCGGCGTGAGCGTCAGCACCGTGAAGGTGCACGTACAGGACATCCTGACGAAACTCAGCGCGTCCGACCGGACGCACGCGGCCGTAAAGGCCCTCAGGGCAGGGCTGCTTTAA
- a CDS encoding sensor histidine kinase: MHPRFITLLSSLLLVAGLLLDVLTPASLVVSILLNVPIALSGLALSRVLTQRMMLFALAANVLSGVLNGPAQGGWDTTALVNRAFTALSYLLVGVLTLQLREASARVAALRIADARAREERALRALVEGVSGPHTPGELLARAARGLRGLIGADAVAVGVVQGNVFAPGAAVEPPAFPGVQAGVPLPGAWLASPTQPGEALVVDARGTLAVRWRQRAGQDVLAVAFGPSGSARLFAEGAALVAPQLDTAALLAQVRAEREGAERRGAVIRDLVYAFSHDLRTPILANLMSARLALAGAYGPLGDTYRAALGSSVQANEDLLALAERLLLVAKLEGGEFHLQHRPLDLAALAVDRADAMRAALTAHGAHLDVHAPGPLPVHGDATELRRVVQNLIENAGKWTPPGGTVTVRTDAQGGEAVLQVLDDGPGVPGEVRARLFQRFRGAGAGAGSGLGLYLARGIVEAHGGTVRYHRGDRTCFEVRVPLRPPAQGDPA; the protein is encoded by the coding sequence GTGCACCCGAGGTTCATTACGCTGCTCAGTTCGCTGCTGCTGGTGGCCGGGCTGCTGCTGGACGTGCTCACGCCTGCGTCGCTGGTCGTGAGCATTCTGTTGAACGTTCCCATCGCGCTGTCCGGGCTGGCGCTGTCACGCGTGCTGACGCAACGCATGATGCTGTTCGCGCTCGCCGCGAACGTCCTGAGCGGCGTGCTGAACGGCCCCGCTCAGGGCGGCTGGGATACCACCGCGCTCGTGAACCGCGCGTTCACGGCGCTGTCGTACCTGCTGGTGGGCGTCCTGACGCTGCAGTTGCGCGAGGCGTCCGCGCGCGTGGCGGCGCTGCGCATCGCGGACGCGCGCGCCCGTGAGGAACGGGCGCTGCGGGCGCTGGTGGAGGGCGTGAGTGGCCCGCACACGCCCGGGGAGCTGCTCGCGCGCGCCGCGCGTGGCCTGCGCGGCCTGATCGGCGCGGACGCCGTGGCCGTCGGCGTCGTGCAGGGGAACGTGTTCGCGCCGGGCGCTGCGGTGGAGCCGCCGGCGTTCCCGGGCGTGCAGGCGGGCGTGCCACTGCCGGGCGCGTGGCTGGCCTCCCCCACCCAGCCGGGCGAGGCGCTCGTGGTGGATGCGCGCGGCACGCTCGCCGTGCGGTGGCGGCAGCGGGCCGGGCAGGACGTGCTCGCGGTCGCGTTCGGCCCGTCCGGGAGTGCGCGCCTGTTCGCGGAGGGCGCGGCCCTCGTCGCGCCGCAGCTCGACACGGCCGCGCTGCTCGCGCAGGTCCGCGCGGAACGCGAGGGCGCCGAGCGGCGCGGCGCGGTCATCAGGGACCTCGTGTACGCCTTCTCGCATGACCTGCGCACGCCCATCCTGGCGAACCTCATGAGCGCCCGCCTCGCGCTGGCGGGCGCGTACGGCCCGCTCGGCGACACGTACCGCGCGGCGCTCGGCAGCAGCGTCCAGGCGAACGAGGACCTGCTCGCCCTCGCGGAACGCCTGCTGCTCGTCGCGAAGCTGGAGGGCGGTGAGTTCCACCTGCAGCACCGCCCCCTGGACCTCGCGGCGCTCGCCGTGGACCGCGCCGACGCCATGCGCGCCGCGCTCACTGCGCACGGCGCGCACCTTGACGTGCACGCGCCCGGCCCGCTGCCCGTGCACGGGGACGCGACCGAGTTACGCCGCGTCGTGCAGAACCTGATCGAGAACGCCGGGAAGTGGACCCCGCCGGGCGGCACGGTCACCGTCCGCACCGACGCGCAGGGCGGGGAGGCCGTTCTGCAGGTCCTGGACGACGGGCCGGGCGTGCCGGGTGAGGTGCGCGCCCGGCTGTTCCAGCGCTTCCGGGGCGCCGGGGCGGGCGCGGGCAGCGGGTTGGGGTTGTACCTCGCGCGCGGCATCGTGGAGGCCCACGGCGGCACCGTCCGTTACCATCGCGGGGACCGCACGTGCTTCGAGGTGCGCGTGCCCCTCCGCCCGCCCGCACAAGGAGACCCAGCATGA
- the kdpF gene encoding K(+)-transporting ATPase subunit F, whose translation MSLFLLVLVVALGAYLLYALLRPEKF comes from the coding sequence ATGAGCCTGTTTCTGCTGGTGCTGGTGGTGGCGCTCGGCGCGTACCTGCTGTACGCGCTGCTGCGCCCGGAGAAGTTCTGA
- the kdpA gene encoding potassium-transporting ATPase subunit KdpA, with product MTILFTYLLVFALAWPLGGYIARVFRGERTLTDALAPLERALVRLIGANPDRGMTWQAYGRALLLSNIPLALLAFLVYAFQAPLPLNPDRIGNMPWFVALNTAASFITNTNWQNYSGQAQLGYLAQMLGVTALQFITPAAGIAVLFAILRGLNGGVNADAPAGAPRDFGNYYVDVVRALTRVLLPASVVLALLLTWQGVPSTFSGAKTAALLEPQTVTVNGAAQPVTTQTIPVGPVAAMVAIKQLGTNGGGWYGPNSAVPLENPTALSNVLEGAAILVLPVALVFATGAFLRRPKFGVMILGVMTLLSAALVALSVVAERAPNPAFAGLASGANLEGKELRLGVDASAFWAAITTQTSNGSVNAMHDSLNPLTGAVPLAGLFLNDVYGGLGVGVINFLLFVLLTVFIAGLMVGRTPELFGRKIEAREIKLVSLALLLQPLLILGFTAVTLAMPAVTANSNPGFHGLSQVLYAYTSQFANNGSAFAGLGTANSVWHNVTGAAVLILARYIPMLAPLAIAGSLARKRVAPHTLGTLRVDTPVFAGTLLSVMLILTLLNFLPALMLGPVGEHVTARAGTFQGAPR from the coding sequence ATGACCATTCTCTTTACGTACCTGCTGGTGTTCGCGCTCGCGTGGCCGCTGGGCGGGTACATCGCGCGCGTATTCCGCGGCGAACGCACCCTCACGGACGCGCTCGCGCCGCTGGAGCGCGCCCTGGTGCGCCTGATCGGCGCGAACCCCGACCGCGGCATGACGTGGCAGGCGTACGGGCGCGCGCTGCTGCTCAGCAACATCCCGTTGGCCCTGCTCGCGTTCCTGGTGTACGCCTTTCAGGCGCCGCTGCCTCTCAACCCGGACCGTATCGGGAACATGCCGTGGTTCGTGGCGCTGAACACCGCCGCGAGCTTCATCACGAACACGAACTGGCAGAACTACAGCGGTCAGGCGCAACTGGGTTACCTCGCGCAGATGTTGGGCGTCACGGCGCTGCAGTTCATTACGCCGGCCGCCGGCATCGCGGTGCTGTTCGCGATCCTGCGTGGCCTGAACGGCGGCGTGAACGCGGACGCGCCCGCCGGCGCCCCGCGCGACTTCGGGAATTACTACGTGGACGTGGTGCGCGCCCTGACGCGCGTGCTGCTGCCCGCGTCGGTCGTGCTGGCGCTGCTGCTGACGTGGCAGGGTGTGCCCAGCACCTTCAGCGGCGCGAAAACGGCGGCGCTGCTGGAACCGCAGACCGTGACGGTGAATGGCGCGGCGCAGCCGGTCACGACGCAGACCATCCCGGTTGGCCCGGTCGCTGCGATGGTCGCCATCAAGCAGCTCGGCACGAACGGCGGCGGCTGGTACGGCCCGAACAGCGCCGTGCCGCTCGAGAACCCCACGGCACTCAGCAACGTGCTGGAGGGCGCCGCAATCCTGGTGCTGCCGGTCGCGCTGGTGTTCGCGACGGGCGCGTTCCTGCGCCGCCCGAAGTTCGGCGTGATGATCCTGGGCGTCATGACGCTCCTGAGCGCCGCGCTGGTCGCGCTGAGCGTCGTCGCGGAGCGCGCCCCGAACCCGGCCTTCGCGGGGCTGGCGAGTGGCGCGAACCTCGAAGGGAAGGAGTTGCGCCTCGGCGTGGACGCAAGCGCCTTCTGGGCGGCCATCACGACGCAGACCAGCAACGGCAGCGTGAACGCCATGCATGACAGCCTCAACCCCCTGACGGGGGCCGTGCCGCTCGCCGGGCTATTCCTGAACGACGTTTACGGCGGCCTGGGGGTGGGCGTCATCAACTTCCTGCTGTTCGTGCTGCTCACGGTGTTTATTGCGGGCCTGATGGTGGGCCGCACGCCGGAACTGTTCGGCCGCAAGATCGAGGCGCGCGAAATCAAGCTCGTGTCGCTCGCGCTGCTGCTGCAGCCCCTGCTGATTCTGGGCTTCACGGCGGTGACACTCGCCATGCCCGCCGTCACCGCGAACAGCAACCCTGGCTTCCACGGCCTCTCGCAGGTGCTGTACGCGTACACGAGTCAGTTCGCGAACAACGGCAGCGCCTTCGCGGGCCTCGGCACGGCAAACAGCGTCTGGCATAACGTCACGGGCGCCGCCGTGCTGATCCTCGCGCGGTACATCCCGATGCTCGCGCCGCTCGCCATCGCCGGGTCCCTCGCGCGCAAACGCGTCGCGCCGCACACGCTGGGCACGCTGCGCGTAGACACGCCCGTGTTCGCGGGGACGCTGCTGAGCGTCATGCTGATCCTCACCCTGCTGAACTTCCTGCCCGCCCTGATGCTCGGCCCGGTCGGTGAGCACGTCACCGCCCGCGCGGGCACCTTCCAAGGAGCCCCCAGATGA
- the kdpB gene encoding potassium-transporting ATPase subunit KdpB encodes MTAPAQTPGATPAPSSVFAPDLLRAAALAAFTKLNPVQVARNPVMFVVEVGALLTAYFTVANAVAGRAFGYELSVTLLLFATVLFANFAEGLAEARGKAQAASLRHAREGTVARRLAGGREEHVSSVQLRKGDLVIVEAGQLIPGDGEIVEGIATVDESAITGESAPVVREAGTDHSGVTGGTKVLSDRIVVRVSTEPGESFLDRMIALVEGASRQKTPNEIALSILLSALTLVFLIVVAALPAMAGFVHLRVPVVTLVALIVCLIPTTIGGLLPAIGIAGMDRALQANVIAKSGKAVEVAGDVDTLLLDKTGTITVGNRMATAFRPVAGVDEADLARAALLASLADPTPEGRSIVTLAGERGVREAPGDVADAQFVEFTAQTRMSGVDLPGGRRIRKGASDRVTRDARDLGQPIPADLAGHVDDVARGGGTPLVVTDDGRVLGVVALSDIIKPGIRERFAQLRAMGLRTVMITGDNPLTAEAIAREAGVDGFLAEATPEDKLRMIREEQEKGKLVAMMGDGTNDAPALAQADVGLAMNSGTQAAKEAGNMIDLDSDPTKLLEVVEIGKGLLITRGALTTFSIANDVAKYFAILPALFAAQLPALGVLNVMRLHSPTTAILAAVIFNALIIPALIPVALRGVRYTASSADALLARNLLLYGLGGVIAPFVGIKLIDLALAALGV; translated from the coding sequence ATGACCGCCCCCGCCCAGACGCCCGGCGCCACCCCCGCGCCGAGCAGCGTGTTCGCGCCGGACCTCCTGCGCGCCGCCGCCCTCGCCGCCTTCACGAAACTGAACCCCGTGCAGGTCGCCCGTAACCCCGTCATGTTCGTCGTGGAGGTCGGCGCGCTGCTCACCGCGTACTTCACGGTGGCCAACGCCGTGGCGGGCCGCGCGTTCGGGTACGAACTGAGCGTGACACTGCTGCTGTTCGCCACGGTGCTGTTCGCGAACTTCGCGGAAGGCCTCGCGGAAGCGCGTGGGAAAGCGCAGGCCGCGAGCCTCCGCCACGCCCGCGAGGGCACCGTCGCGCGCCGCCTCGCGGGGGGCCGCGAGGAACACGTCAGCAGCGTGCAGCTCCGCAAGGGTGACCTCGTGATCGTCGAGGCCGGGCAGCTGATTCCTGGTGACGGCGAGATCGTCGAGGGCATCGCCACCGTCGACGAGAGCGCCATCACGGGGGAGAGCGCGCCCGTCGTCCGGGAGGCCGGCACGGACCACAGCGGCGTCACCGGCGGCACGAAGGTCCTCAGTGACCGCATTGTCGTGCGCGTCAGCACCGAGCCGGGCGAGAGCTTCCTGGACCGCATGATCGCGCTCGTGGAAGGCGCCAGCCGCCAGAAAACCCCGAACGAGATTGCGCTCAGCATCCTCCTGAGCGCCCTCACGCTGGTGTTCCTGATTGTCGTCGCGGCGCTGCCCGCCATGGCCGGGTTCGTGCACCTCCGTGTGCCCGTCGTGACGCTCGTCGCCCTGATCGTGTGCCTGATTCCCACCACCATCGGCGGCCTGCTGCCCGCCATCGGCATTGCCGGCATGGACCGCGCCCTGCAGGCGAACGTGATCGCCAAGAGCGGCAAGGCCGTGGAGGTCGCGGGCGACGTGGACACGCTGCTGCTCGACAAGACCGGCACCATCACCGTCGGGAACCGCATGGCGACGGCGTTCCGGCCGGTGGCGGGCGTGGACGAGGCGGACCTGGCGCGCGCCGCGCTGCTCGCGTCCCTCGCGGACCCCACCCCGGAAGGCCGCAGCATCGTGACGCTCGCCGGGGAGCGCGGCGTGCGCGAGGCGCCCGGCGACGTTGCTGACGCGCAGTTCGTCGAGTTCACCGCGCAGACCCGCATGAGCGGCGTGGACCTGCCGGGCGGGCGCCGCATCCGCAAGGGCGCCAGCGACCGCGTCACCCGGGACGCCCGCGACCTGGGTCAGCCCATCCCGGCGGACCTCGCGGGGCACGTGGACGACGTGGCGCGCGGCGGCGGCACGCCCCTGGTCGTCACGGACGACGGGCGCGTCCTGGGCGTCGTGGCGCTCAGCGACATCATCAAGCCCGGCATTCGCGAGCGCTTCGCGCAGCTGCGCGCCATGGGTCTGCGGACTGTCATGATTACCGGCGACAACCCCCTGACCGCCGAGGCCATCGCGCGCGAGGCGGGCGTGGACGGCTTCCTCGCCGAGGCGACGCCCGAGGACAAGCTGCGCATGATCCGCGAGGAGCAGGAGAAAGGCAAGCTGGTCGCCATGATGGGCGACGGCACGAACGACGCGCCGGCGCTCGCGCAGGCGGACGTGGGCCTCGCGATGAACAGCGGCACGCAGGCCGCCAAGGAAGCCGGGAACATGATCGACCTCGACAGCGACCCGACCAAGCTGCTGGAGGTCGTTGAGATCGGCAAGGGGCTGCTGATCACGCGCGGGGCGCTTACCACGTTCAGCATCGCGAACGACGTCGCGAAGTACTTCGCGATCCTGCCGGCGCTGTTCGCTGCGCAACTTCCGGCGCTCGGCGTCCTGAACGTCATGCGGCTGCACTCGCCCACGACGGCCATCCTGGCGGCCGTGATCTTCAACGCGCTGATCATTCCCGCGCTGATTCCCGTGGCGCTGCGCGGCGTGCGCTACACCGCCAGCAGTGCCGACGCGCTGCTCGCCCGGAACCTGCTGCTCTACGGCCTGGGCGGCGTGATTGCGCCGTTCGTCGGCATCAAGCTCATCGACCTGGCCCTGGCGGCCCTGGGAGTCTGA
- the kdpC gene encoding potassium-transporting ATPase subunit KdpC, with the protein MSSPHAELDTRGGSALTFLRFTLVLVALAGLVYPVVTTLLGGALFPRQANGSLLERGGRVMGSRLVGQPFSGARYFIGRPSAAGAGGYDPMSASGSNLAASNPALRARVQATAAAIAAREGVRAEQVPLDLLAASGSGLDPHISPASAALQVPRVARARGVSDAVVRAAVARHTRGAVLGVGEPRVNVLELNLELDGGR; encoded by the coding sequence ATGTCCTCACCTCATGCGGAACTCGACACGCGCGGCGGCAGCGCCCTCACGTTCCTGCGGTTCACGCTGGTGCTTGTGGCCCTCGCGGGCCTGGTGTACCCGGTCGTCACGACGCTGCTGGGCGGCGCGCTGTTCCCCCGCCAGGCGAACGGGAGTCTGCTGGAGCGGGGCGGGCGCGTGATGGGTTCCCGCCTGGTCGGGCAGCCGTTCTCGGGCGCGCGGTACTTCATCGGGCGGCCCAGCGCGGCGGGCGCGGGCGGGTACGACCCGATGAGCGCGAGCGGCAGCAATCTGGCGGCCAGCAACCCGGCGTTGCGGGCGCGCGTGCAGGCGACGGCTGCGGCAATCGCGGCGCGCGAGGGCGTCCGGGCGGAGCAGGTGCCGCTCGACCTGCTCGCGGCGAGCGGCAGCGGCCTGGACCCGCACATCAGCCCGGCGTCTGCGGCGTTGCAGGTGCCGCGCGTGGCGCGTGCGCGCGGCGTGAGCGACGCTGTGGTGCGCGCGGCGGTCGCGCGGCACACGCGGGGGGCGGTGCTGGGTGTGGGGGAGCCGCGCGTGAACGTTCTCGAACTGAACCTTGAGCTGGACGGCGGGCGGTAG
- a CDS encoding alpha/beta hydrolase, which translates to MPLTTLTLTTLLATSAPSFTAEPTTLTIGTVTLHGTLDRPTSPGPYPVALIIAGSGPTDRDGNSAALPGRNDSLKALAEDLACQGVATLRYDKRGIGASTTTQQEQDITLDTFVNDATAWLQQLQRDPRFASVSVIGHSEGSLIGMLAAQRTPIRAFISLAGPGENLADTLLRQLRANPNNPADLINDAERILGNLRAGHPTPDVPPLLAPLFRPSVQPYLISILRHDPAQALTRVPARILILQGDRDLQVTPDDARALAAARPDAKLVILPGMNHVLRTVGDDPTLNVRSYTDPSVPLAGDLARHIATFIRGTMTP; encoded by the coding sequence ATGCCCCTCACGACCCTGACCCTCACCACCCTGCTCGCCACCTCGGCCCCCTCCTTCACCGCCGAACCCACCACCCTCACCATTGGCACCGTCACCCTCCACGGCACGCTCGACCGGCCGACCAGCCCAGGCCCGTACCCCGTCGCGCTGATTATCGCCGGCAGCGGCCCCACCGACCGCGACGGCAACAGCGCCGCCCTGCCCGGACGCAACGACAGCCTCAAGGCCCTCGCCGAGGACCTTGCCTGTCAGGGCGTCGCCACCCTCCGCTACGACAAACGCGGCATCGGCGCCAGCACCACCACCCAGCAGGAACAGGACATCACCCTCGACACCTTCGTAAACGACGCCACCGCCTGGCTTCAGCAGCTCCAGCGCGACCCCCGCTTCGCAAGCGTCAGCGTCATCGGCCACAGCGAAGGCAGCCTGATCGGCATGCTCGCCGCGCAGCGCACCCCCATTCGCGCGTTCATCAGCCTCGCCGGCCCCGGCGAGAACCTCGCCGACACCCTCCTCCGCCAGCTCCGCGCCAACCCCAACAACCCCGCCGACCTCATCAACGACGCCGAACGCATCCTCGGGAACCTCCGCGCCGGCCACCCCACCCCCGACGTCCCCCCGCTCCTCGCGCCGCTCTTCCGCCCCAGCGTCCAGCCCTACCTCATCTCCATCCTCCGGCACGACCCGGCGCAGGCCCTCACGCGCGTGCCCGCCCGCATCCTGATTCTCCAAGGCGACCGCGACCTCCAGGTCACCCCGGACGACGCCCGCGCCCTCGCCGCCGCCCGCCCCGACGCGAAACTCGTCATCCTTCCCGGCATGAACCACGTGCTGCGCACCGTCGGCGACGACCCCACCCTGAATGTCCGCAGCTACACCGACCCCTCCGTCCCGCTCGCCGGCGACCTCGCCCGGCACATCGCCACCTTCATCCGCGGCACCATGACCCCATGA
- a CDS encoding autorepressor SdpR family transcription factor has protein sequence MNDVFKALADPTRREILRALKQGEKSAGELAALFPLNKSTLSGHFNVLKAADLVITEKRGTTVIYRLHTTVFEDVLASLLHLFSRDPTTEDPQT, from the coding sequence ATGAACGACGTCTTCAAAGCCCTCGCGGACCCCACCCGCCGCGAGATCCTGCGCGCCCTCAAGCAGGGCGAGAAAAGCGCCGGCGAACTCGCCGCGCTGTTCCCCCTGAACAAAAGCACCCTCAGCGGCCACTTCAACGTCCTCAAGGCCGCCGACCTGGTCATCACCGAAAAACGCGGCACGACCGTCATCTACCGCCTGCACACCACCGTCTTCGAAGACGTCCTCGCCAGCCTGCTGCACCTGTTCAGCCGCGACCCCACCACGGAGGACCCCCAGACATGA
- a CDS encoding DUF1648 domain-containing protein produces MTREPLTILGFAAALLIGAVLWSSTPETLPVHWGLNGQPDRYGTRLEGLFALPAVLLLAALMTRVMQRFSESGARNATILRTARLSLALLALLLQLRLLLNADVPRSATLGLGLTFLLIGNVLGKAEPDARLERAPTWTDERRRAWYVAARRSAHRLFALGALLLLAGLFTPQAWLVPWVSPVGLIALVLVFAVWTAVEHRALRPAR; encoded by the coding sequence ATGACCCGCGAACCCCTCACCATTCTCGGCTTCGCCGCCGCCCTCCTGATCGGCGCGGTCCTCTGGTCCAGCACGCCCGAGACCCTCCCCGTCCACTGGGGCCTGAACGGCCAGCCGGACCGCTACGGCACCCGCCTCGAGGGGCTGTTCGCGCTGCCGGCCGTGCTGCTGCTCGCCGCACTCATGACGCGCGTCATGCAGCGTTTCAGCGAGAGCGGCGCCCGCAACGCCACCATCCTCCGCACCGCCCGGCTGTCCCTCGCCCTGCTCGCGCTCCTGCTGCAGCTCCGGCTGCTGCTCAACGCGGACGTGCCCCGCAGCGCCACCCTCGGCCTGGGCCTGACCTTCCTGCTCATCGGCAACGTCCTCGGCAAAGCCGAACCCGACGCCCGCCTGGAACGCGCCCCCACCTGGACCGACGAGCGCCGCCGTGCCTGGTACGTCGCCGCGCGCCGCAGCGCCCACCGCCTGTTCGCCCTCGGCGCCCTCCTGCTCCTCGCGGGCCTGTTCACCCCGCAGGCCTGGCTGGTCCCCTGGGTCTCCCCGGTCGGCCTGATCGCCCTGGTGCTCGTGTTCGCCGTCTGGACCGCCGTCGAACACCGCGCCCTCCGCCCCGCCCGCTGA